Within Thiobacter sp. AK1, the genomic segment TGGATCGCGGGCCCCGAGGACGAGGACCCGGGCTACGCCCAGGAATGCCGCAACCTGGTGGCAAGCCTGGGCCTCACAGAAAAGGTACGCTTTCTTGGTTTCCAAAAAGTGGATGAGCTATTGCCCAAGATTGGACTCACGGTGCTCTCCTCCATCAGCGAGGCACTGCCGCTGGTGATCCTGGAAGGCTATGCGGCGGGCGTGCCCACGCTGGCCACCGATGTGGGTTCCTGCCGCCAGCTGGTGGAAGGGCTCACCCCTGAGGACCGCGCCCTGGGCCCGTCGGGCGCTATCGTCGGTATCGCCGATCCCACCGCGCTGGCCGATGCCGCACTCGCCCTACTCACGGACGAGGCCCGCTGGCAGGCGGCCTCCCGTGCGGCCATCGCGCGCGTGGAAACTTACTATGCCGACCAGATGATGTTCGACGCCTACCGCAAAGTGTACAGCGAAGCCATGGAGCGGGGTTGATGGCAGGCATCGGCTTCGAATTGCGCAAGCTGCTCGCCCGCAACACCCTCGGCGGTGTGCTGCAGGCCTACGCCTACGCGGGCATGATCGGCTCCGGTCCCTGGGTGTTGTCCATCATCGGCATTCTCCTGGTGGGTGTGCTAGCGAGCGGCATCGTGGTGCCGCCCAGTCTCGTCACCCAGTTCCAGACCACCGTCACCTACCTCATCGCCTTCAGTTTGATCCTCACCGGTGGCTTGCAGCTTGCCTTCACCCGCTACGTCTCCGACCGCCTGTTCGAGCAACGAGACGAGCTGGTGCTACCCAATCTGCACGGCGTGCTGGGGCTGACGCTGGCTGGCGCAGCCGCCCTGTCCACCCTCGCCCTGGCCACTCTGTTCGAAGGCGTGAGTTTCGCCTACCGCGTCCTGGTGGTGATGGCCTTCACGGAACTGGCCGGGGTATGGGTGTTGGCGGTGCTGCTGTCGGGACTGAAACGCTACAAGGCCATCGTGCTGTTGTTCGCCGTGGCCTACTCGCTGGTAGTGGGCCTGGCCTATGCCCTCGCTCCTTTCGGTCTGGAAGGACTGCTCGCTGCCTTTGCCTTGGGGCAACTGGTGTTGCTCGGCGGCATGTGGTGGACGGTGGCCCGGGCCTATCCCAGCCCGCGCAGCGTGAGCTACCACTGCCTACGTCGGCGCACCTTCTATCCCAGCCTGCTCGTCACTGGCACCCTCTACAATCTCGCCGTATGGGCAGACAAGTTTCTATTCTGGGCTTGGCCAGAGACCTCGGAGCCGGTGATCGGCCCGCTGCGCGGCTCCCTCATCTACGATCTACCGGTGTTCCTCGCTTATCTTTCCATCGTGCCAGGAATGGCGGTATTCCTCGTGCGCATCGAAACCGATTTCGCGGAGTATTACGACAAGTTCTTCACCGCCGTCCGCGAGGGCGCCTCGCTGGAATACATCCAGGACATGCGAGACGAAATGGTCTATGCCGTGCGGCAGGGATTGGGGGAAATCGCCAAGATCCAGTTCATCGCCGTGCTGGCCACCTTCGTGGCCGGCCCAAGCCTGCTCGCACTGCTCGGCATATCCGGGTTATATCTACCCTTGCTGCAGATTCAAGTAGTGGGCGCAAGCCTGCAAGTCATGTTGCTGGCCATCCTCAACGTCCTGTTCTATCTCGATCGCCGACGCATCGTGGTGGCCCTGACTGCGATCTTCCTTCTGGCCAATACCCTTTTCACCGTACTTACCCTCAAGCTGGGTGCCCCCTTCTACGGCTACGGCTTCGCCATCGCGCTGCTGACCACCGTCGCCCTCGGCCTCATCCTCCTCGACCGTAAGCTCGACCGGCTCGAATACGAGACTTTCATGTTCCAGTGAAGCAGCCTAGCCCGCCACACCAATCCCTGCGTATGTCTCGCGGGCACGCTGAAATGCAAAATGGGGCCAATGGCCCCATTTTTTGAATGGCGGAGAGGGCGTCCGCACAATCATTATCCAAAGCGGTTTCTCACGGTCCATCTGTCAACCATAAGTGTATAATCTATATCGCTATTTCTGTCTTGTATGGTCCTCTTACGATCTGCACAATCCGACCGTTACGGGTAAGACAAACGGTAAGACAACGCACCCATGGGACGTATCCATATCTTGACTGCGAGGCAAGTCGAAACACTCCCGGACGGCAATCACGCGGACGGTGGAAATCTGTTTCTTCGCGTCCGGGGCGGCAGCCGTGCCTGGGTATTCCGGTACAAGAGCAACGGCGTGGTCAGGGAGCTTGGCCTTGGAAGCGCCGTCAGCCGCAGCCTGGCTCAGGCCAGGAAGCTTGCCGCAGAGATGCGGTTGCTCATAGCGAATGGCCAGGACCCCGCCTCGGCACTGGGCCGCGACAACCGCAGCGAGCATGTTCCGTCGTTCGCTGAGGTTGCGACCCTGGTCATCGAATCTAAGCGTCAGGGATGGAAAAACGCCAAGCACGCGAGCCAATGGGAAAACACCCTGAGCACTTACGTGTTCCCCGTTTTCGGAGACAAGAAAGTTGATGAGGTGGACGTGCAAGACGTCCTGCGAGCATTGCAAAGCATCTGGACGGAGAAGCACGAGACGGCCAGCCGCGTACGACAGCGCATTGAAGCGATCCTGGACGCCGCGTGCGCCGCCGGCTGGCGTCGCGGCGACAACCCAGCCCGTTGGCGGGGACACCTTCAGCATCTTCTGCCAGCGCTCAGCAAGAAATCGCTCGTACGCCACATGCCGGCGATCCCTTACGAGAACCTCCCCGCCTTTTGGCAGGAGCTTCAAGCCAAGTCCGGCATGGCCGCTCTGGCCCTGCGATTTCTGATCCTCACCGCCGCGCGAACTGGCGAGGTGCTGGGAGCAACGTGGGACGAAATTGACATGAGCAACGCCCTCTGGAGGATCCCTGCGCAACGCATGAAAACCAGGCGCGCCCACGAAGTGCCGCTATCTGACCTTGCCCTGGAGACGTTGCGCCGCACCCCCGTGATCGACGGCTGCCCATACGTGTTCCCAGGCGCAAGAGGCGGACAAATGTCCAACATGGCAATGCTTGAATTGCTGCGCGGTATGCGCCCTGGGATGACCGTGCACGGGTTCCGTTCCACATTCCGAGACTGGGCCGGGGACATGACCCATCATCCACGCGACGTTATCGAGGCCGCGCTGGCACACCAGCTTCAAGGCGTCGAGTCGGCTTACCGGCGCAAGACGGCGCTTGAGAAGCGCCGGTCACTCATGGCAGACTGGGCGCGCTACGTTGCCAGTGGTGTCTGAAACGGTCTTACCAAGCCCGCCGTTCAGGGTTGGGAGTGGGCCACACCACCCGAGCCCAGCGCTTTCCCGACTTTTTCTAGGTCCATCAGACCTCAGCGCGGGTACTCCAGCCGTAGCCTGTGGATCGGCTGGAGCGGAAGCGCCGCCTCCTTTACGCATACGCATATCCGTCTGCCTTTTGTATAACGGTCAGATATTTCGGATGGGCTTCGGCTTTGCGGCTCGGCCCGATCACCAAGAAAGACGGCCGGAAGCGGATGGCCACCCGTCCCACAAAAGCCGGCAGTCCTGGTTTTGCGCACCGCACCAGATCTCCGGTCTGAAATCCCAGATACGACTTGCCCCCGGCCTTATGCCCAACCGGGAAGCCGTGGCGGTTCAATCGCGCCCGTTGCCGCTCGCCGTGGCCGGCCGCCTTTGCCTGTAACGGCGGCATCGCCGGCTCGAGCCGGACACCGGTCCCCGATTCGCCCACACAGGCCGCGTCGATCCAGTGCGCCTTGGGATAGCCTAGCCGGGCCCGATTCCACTTCGTCCGTCCGCCGGTGCCGACCTCGACAGCGAGGCCCGTAGCCTGGAGCCGTTCCCAGAGCGCCCAGCGGGTGCTGTTGACGGCAGCAGCGTCTTTCAGCGGAGCCTTGCGCTGGGCCTCGATGCGCGCCAGACGCTTTGGGTCGTGCGCCAGGAAGTCGGCCACGTCCCGATTGCCCTTCTTCTGGTTGCAGGGAACGCAGGCCAGCGTGAGATTCGATACGCGGTCCGAGCCGCCCAGACTTCGGGGATGGATGTGGTCGATCGTGAGTGGCACGTTCTCCTTGCCGCAGTAGGCGCAGCGCCGTCCCCACTTCTCCAACAGGTATTCGCGCACCTCGTAGCCGAAGAGCGTGCCCTGCTGGTATTCGACCCCGGAAATCTCCGGGTTCTGGAGCTTCTGGGTATCGAAGCGGTGGAGCATCGTCGAGACACCCTTCACCGGCGTCCAACGGCGCAGCCGTTCCACCCAGGTCATCGCGGTATCGACCCGGTGTTGCAGGCTGGGCGCGAGCCAGCCAACGTGGCGCCGACGGTTGTCGAAACGCGGGGCGCGGTAGCGCAGTTTCGACCGCCGAAAGCGTCGATGCGCCCGGCGCTGCTCCAGAGCCTTACGGATGGCCGCGCCACGGTGCTGGAGTTCGGCGGCCCAGAGAACTGTCTGGCCCCGGCGGGCGCATTCGGCCACAACAGCGAGACCCGTGACTTTGCTCCCTGGGGCGATCTTCAGGCGAGTCTCCTGCACGGTGCCGCACTCCCGGTCCTTCAGGATGACGGCGAAGGGATAGCGGCGAAACACCGCCGCCTTGCCCCGGCGGAGCAACTGCCTGGCCCTGGCCGGATGGCAGGGCATCAGCGGTCGCCGGTTTTTGTCGAGTACCAGGACCCGGTTGTGCATTGGACTACTCCTTTCCTTCTCGGCTTGCGCCGGTAATGTGCGCCTCGGCAAGGTTGGCAAGGCTTGTCGGGAGACGGACACCGCTTGCATCACTCCCAGCTCGCTTTTAATCCGCCTC encodes:
- the pelG gene encoding exopolysaccharide Pel transporter PelG: MAGIGFELRKLLARNTLGGVLQAYAYAGMIGSGPWVLSIIGILLVGVLASGIVVPPSLVTQFQTTVTYLIAFSLILTGGLQLAFTRYVSDRLFEQRDELVLPNLHGVLGLTLAGAAALSTLALATLFEGVSFAYRVLVVMAFTELAGVWVLAVLLSGLKRYKAIVLLFAVAYSLVVGLAYALAPFGLEGLLAAFALGQLVLLGGMWWTVARAYPSPRSVSYHCLRRRTFYPSLLVTGTLYNLAVWADKFLFWAWPETSEPVIGPLRGSLIYDLPVFLAYLSIVPGMAVFLVRIETDFAEYYDKFFTAVREGASLEYIQDMRDEMVYAVRQGLGEIAKIQFIAVLATFVAGPSLLALLGISGLYLPLLQIQVVGASLQVMLLAILNVLFYLDRRRIVVALTAIFLLANTLFTVLTLKLGAPFYGYGFAIALLTTVALGLILLDRKLDRLEYETFMFQ
- a CDS encoding tyrosine-type recombinase/integrase produces the protein MGRIHILTARQVETLPDGNHADGGNLFLRVRGGSRAWVFRYKSNGVVRELGLGSAVSRSLAQARKLAAEMRLLIANGQDPASALGRDNRSEHVPSFAEVATLVIESKRQGWKNAKHASQWENTLSTYVFPVFGDKKVDEVDVQDVLRALQSIWTEKHETASRVRQRIEAILDAACAAGWRRGDNPARWRGHLQHLLPALSKKSLVRHMPAIPYENLPAFWQELQAKSGMAALALRFLILTAARTGEVLGATWDEIDMSNALWRIPAQRMKTRRAHEVPLSDLALETLRRTPVIDGCPYVFPGARGGQMSNMAMLELLRGMRPGMTVHGFRSTFRDWAGDMTHHPRDVIEAALAHQLQGVESAYRRKTALEKRRSLMADWARYVASGV
- the iscB gene encoding RNA-guided endonuclease IscB, whose amino-acid sequence is MHNRVLVLDKNRRPLMPCHPARARQLLRRGKAAVFRRYPFAVILKDRECGTVQETRLKIAPGSKVTGLAVVAECARRGQTVLWAAELQHRGAAIRKALEQRRAHRRFRRSKLRYRAPRFDNRRRHVGWLAPSLQHRVDTAMTWVERLRRWTPVKGVSTMLHRFDTQKLQNPEISGVEYQQGTLFGYEVREYLLEKWGRRCAYCGKENVPLTIDHIHPRSLGGSDRVSNLTLACVPCNQKKGNRDVADFLAHDPKRLARIEAQRKAPLKDAAAVNSTRWALWERLQATGLAVEVGTGGRTKWNRARLGYPKAHWIDAACVGESGTGVRLEPAMPPLQAKAAGHGERQRARLNRHGFPVGHKAGGKSYLGFQTGDLVRCAKPGLPAFVGRVAIRFRPSFLVIGPSRKAEAHPKYLTVIQKADGYAYA